Proteins co-encoded in one Arthrobacter alpinus genomic window:
- the metG gene encoding methionine--tRNA ligase, which yields MTSTESAKTPYYLTTAITYPNGVPHIGHAYEYIATDAMARFKRLDGYDVMFLTGTDEHGMKIAQAAEAAGVTPKELVDRNAAIYKEAHAALGISYDRFIRTTDADHYAASQAIWKKMEDAGDIYLGKYEGWYSVRDEAYYGEDETELREDGKRYSKVTDTELTWTEEESYFFRLSNYQDKLLALYESEPEFGAPRTRFNEVISFVKGGLEDLSVSRTTFDWGVPVPGNDKHVMYVWVDALTNYLTGVGYPDESSESFQKFWPADVHIIGKDISRFHAVYWPAFLMSAGLELPKRVMIHGFLHNNGVKMSKSLGNVVAPADWVAQYGLDQVRFFLLREVPFGADGSYNHDAVVGRMNSDLANNLGNLAQRSLSMVAKNCEGVVPTPGAFTEADETIMAAARELLEISRNAYQVQDFHGSLEKIWHVLGDTNAYFADQAPWVLRKTDVPRMETVLYVTLEVLRMVSILIQPVMPDAAAKLLTVLGQDNSADSALREFAAIATPLVAGTELPAPAPIFPRYEEPAEA from the coding sequence GTGACATCTACTGAATCGGCCAAGACGCCTTACTACCTGACCACCGCCATCACATACCCGAACGGTGTTCCGCACATCGGGCACGCCTACGAGTACATCGCCACAGACGCCATGGCCCGCTTCAAGCGGCTGGATGGCTACGATGTGATGTTCTTGACGGGGACCGATGAGCACGGCATGAAAATTGCCCAAGCCGCCGAAGCCGCTGGTGTCACGCCCAAGGAACTCGTTGACCGTAACGCGGCCATTTACAAGGAAGCACACGCCGCCCTTGGCATCAGCTACGACCGCTTCATCCGCACCACGGACGCCGATCATTACGCTGCCTCGCAGGCCATCTGGAAGAAGATGGAAGACGCCGGGGATATCTACCTGGGCAAGTACGAGGGCTGGTACTCCGTCCGCGACGAGGCCTACTACGGCGAAGATGAGACGGAGCTGCGCGAAGATGGCAAGCGTTACTCCAAGGTCACCGACACCGAGCTGACCTGGACCGAAGAGGAAAGCTACTTCTTCCGCCTGTCCAACTACCAGGACAAGCTCCTTGCGCTCTACGAGTCTGAGCCCGAATTCGGCGCCCCGCGCACCCGTTTCAACGAGGTCATCAGCTTCGTCAAGGGTGGCTTGGAAGACCTCTCCGTCAGCCGCACCACCTTCGACTGGGGCGTTCCGGTCCCGGGCAATGACAAGCACGTCATGTACGTGTGGGTTGACGCGCTGACCAACTACCTGACAGGTGTTGGCTACCCGGATGAGTCATCCGAATCCTTCCAGAAGTTCTGGCCGGCCGATGTTCACATCATTGGCAAGGACATCTCCCGCTTCCACGCCGTGTACTGGCCTGCATTCCTCATGTCTGCCGGGCTGGAACTGCCCAAGCGCGTCATGATTCACGGATTCCTGCACAACAACGGCGTGAAAATGTCCAAGTCCCTGGGCAACGTGGTGGCTCCGGCTGACTGGGTCGCCCAGTACGGTCTGGACCAGGTGCGCTTCTTCTTGCTCCGCGAGGTGCCGTTCGGCGCCGATGGTTCTTACAACCACGACGCCGTAGTGGGCCGCATGAACTCGGATCTGGCCAACAACCTGGGCAACCTGGCGCAGCGCTCACTGTCCATGGTGGCAAAGAACTGTGAGGGCGTTGTGCCCACCCCGGGCGCTTTCACCGAGGCAGATGAAACCATCATGGCAGCGGCCCGCGAGCTGTTGGAGATCTCCCGCAACGCTTACCAGGTGCAGGACTTCCACGGTTCACTGGAAAAGATCTGGCATGTATTGGGCGACACCAACGCGTATTTCGCCGACCAGGCTCCGTGGGTTTTGCGCAAGACTGACGTGCCCCGCATGGAAACCGTGTTGTACGTGACCCTTGAAGTGCTGCGTATGGTCTCGATCCTGATCCAGCCGGTCATGCCGGACGCTGCTGCGAAACTGCTGACGGTTCTGGGCCAGGACAACTCCGCTGACTCGGCCTTGCGTGAGTTCGCTGCGATTGCCACACCGCTGGTTGCAGGAACGGAACTGCCTGCCCCGGCGCCGATCTTCCCGCGGTATGAAGAGCCTGCCGAGGCCTAA
- a CDS encoding type IV toxin-antitoxin system AbiEi family antitoxin domain-containing protein: protein MSMPRLILPSDFEKSGRDRRQLVELCNSGELTRVRRGVYAKTAAVRELSPLQNYGLNILAFQALTSRQPVLCHASAALLWGLWIVGTPRRLHVMTDVMVGGRNENGVIRHRGSMTDGLQRCGPFLLTDKLTTVMQLILALDFPYAVAICDSSLRAPNREHQFNHFTPPIVESPQFEPLWQSTYPQGQALRREDLMVAADKLPTASARRRALAVISFANPLSGSAGESISRAKMHLFGFPAPVLQKHFTLRDGSDAFTDFWFQKIKLVGEFDGKGKYLRDDWGGGLSIQDRVMKEKQRENQIRAQVSGFVRWEWKEMMNRERFISLLREAGLRQQ, encoded by the coding sequence ATGAGCATGCCACGACTGATTCTTCCATCGGACTTTGAAAAGTCCGGCCGGGACCGCCGGCAGCTTGTGGAGCTATGCAATAGCGGCGAACTCACCCGTGTGCGCCGTGGCGTTTACGCAAAGACTGCTGCCGTCCGCGAACTCAGCCCTTTGCAAAACTATGGACTAAATATTCTGGCATTTCAGGCACTGACCTCACGCCAGCCCGTACTCTGCCATGCGAGCGCAGCCCTACTGTGGGGACTGTGGATTGTGGGTACTCCCCGACGTCTGCATGTCATGACAGATGTGATGGTGGGCGGACGAAACGAAAACGGTGTGATCAGGCATCGCGGTTCCATGACTGATGGACTCCAAAGGTGCGGCCCGTTCCTGCTCACTGACAAATTGACCACCGTCATGCAGCTGATCCTCGCCCTCGATTTTCCCTACGCCGTGGCCATCTGTGATTCAAGCCTGCGGGCACCCAACAGGGAACATCAGTTCAATCACTTCACTCCGCCCATTGTGGAATCCCCACAATTCGAACCCCTGTGGCAAAGTACCTACCCACAGGGACAAGCATTGCGGCGCGAAGATCTCATGGTCGCGGCCGACAAACTGCCCACCGCCAGCGCCCGCAGACGGGCACTAGCGGTCATCAGTTTCGCGAACCCACTGTCCGGCTCCGCTGGAGAATCAATCAGTCGGGCCAAGATGCACTTGTTTGGTTTCCCCGCCCCCGTGCTGCAAAAGCACTTCACTCTTCGTGATGGCAGCGACGCTTTTACAGACTTTTGGTTCCAGAAGATCAAGCTCGTCGGCGAATTTGACGGCAAAGGCAAGTACTTGCGTGACGACTGGGGCGGAGGCCTATCCATTCAGGACCGTGTCATGAAGGAAAAGCAACGCGAGAACCAAATCCGAGCCCAGGTCAGCGGTTTTGTCCGATGGGAATGGAAAGAAATGATGAACCGGGAACGCTTCATTAGCCTGTTGCGGGAGGCTGGGCTGCGACAGCAATAG
- a CDS encoding ABC transporter permease, translated as MLQVALSQLKTHSRRFIAITLAVLLAVAFLSATLMVNASTGASLKASIGQAYAKADLVASSSYDDPLTTAHAASVAASPVVAESYAQQSTYLQAGLGTTTLGATLRNMPASPSLEPVALISGAWPGNDQEVVVDAITADRKSLSVGSKVTFTGEPTATVAIPTLTATVSGITAASADPVSSGMAQFVGTVAAVGKLSPPDAGFSTISVILKDGVSLTDAKAALATAVNQPVENILTADEKTTQMVSTMTGGQDQLTIVLLAFAGVALLVAALVVSNTFSVLVAQRTRELALLRCVGASRNQVRNSVIIEALIVGFVASVLGVLAATGTMALVLTLLSQNPDFAFATLAVPPSAIIAGLVVGTLLTVLASLVPARAATAVAPLAALRPAEDASVHNAGGRLRLSIGVLLLLAGGAGLVYGGISANLLIALPSGAASFVGFLMAATLFVPKLVSVAGTLARPAGVPGRMAAANAVRNPRRTTATASALLIGVTLVTMMMTGAATARSAFDTELDGSYPVDLQVQTMPGNARIPDSAVAKAAALPGVKHIARLELVGTMEAGGQAFDVYGISDADALTVLANPANRPGPTSAVIPKRIKMDSVSVVAGTQSTNVTATPATTDGYSALVSLDAFAPLPAADPLYKETGAPLWISVDESLDANALLDLRTALTGALNVSEYRVDGAVLEKVMFNKVIDMLLLVVTGLLAVAVFIALIGVANTLSLSVLERTRENSLLRALGLTRGQLRGMLALEAVLIAGVAAIIGSVLGAVYGWAGAQSALGSFADVTAVIPWGQILAVVAVAAVAGLLASVVPAHRAAKLSPVEGLAMD; from the coding sequence ATGCTGCAGGTCGCCCTGAGCCAACTCAAAACTCACTCCAGACGGTTCATAGCCATCACCTTAGCGGTGCTATTGGCCGTCGCCTTCCTCTCAGCCACCCTGATGGTCAACGCCTCCACGGGCGCGTCACTGAAGGCCAGCATTGGGCAGGCCTATGCCAAGGCCGATCTGGTGGCCTCCTCTTCTTACGATGATCCACTCACGACGGCGCACGCGGCCTCCGTGGCTGCCTCACCTGTCGTCGCCGAATCCTATGCGCAGCAGAGCACGTACCTGCAAGCCGGGCTGGGCACCACCACACTGGGAGCAACTCTTCGCAACATGCCGGCTTCCCCTTCCCTTGAACCAGTTGCCTTGATCTCGGGTGCGTGGCCCGGCAACGATCAGGAGGTGGTGGTCGACGCCATCACGGCAGACCGCAAGTCGCTGTCTGTTGGCAGCAAGGTCACGTTCACCGGCGAGCCCACCGCCACCGTTGCCATCCCCACCCTGACCGCCACGGTCTCAGGCATCACGGCCGCTTCAGCTGATCCCGTTTCCTCGGGCATGGCCCAGTTTGTGGGCACGGTGGCAGCCGTCGGCAAGCTCAGTCCACCGGATGCCGGGTTCAGCACCATCTCCGTCATCCTCAAGGATGGCGTCTCCCTTACTGACGCGAAGGCGGCCTTGGCAACTGCAGTCAATCAGCCCGTTGAGAACATCCTGACCGCTGATGAGAAGACCACGCAAATGGTGTCCACCATGACTGGTGGCCAGGACCAGCTGACCATTGTGCTGTTGGCCTTCGCCGGTGTTGCGCTCTTGGTTGCTGCGCTGGTTGTCTCCAATACCTTCTCAGTTCTGGTGGCGCAGCGCACCCGCGAGCTTGCCCTTCTGCGCTGTGTTGGCGCCAGCCGAAACCAGGTACGAAACTCGGTCATTATCGAGGCACTCATCGTTGGCTTCGTCGCCTCTGTCCTGGGCGTCTTGGCAGCCACCGGCACCATGGCACTGGTGTTGACCCTACTGAGTCAGAACCCAGACTTTGCCTTCGCGACATTGGCGGTGCCGCCGTCGGCCATCATTGCGGGCCTGGTGGTGGGCACGCTGCTCACGGTCCTGGCCTCACTGGTTCCGGCCCGGGCGGCAACTGCCGTGGCCCCGCTGGCTGCGCTGCGCCCGGCCGAGGACGCCTCGGTGCACAACGCTGGCGGCCGACTCCGTCTGTCCATTGGCGTGCTGTTGCTTCTGGCTGGCGGTGCCGGTCTGGTGTACGGCGGGATCTCCGCGAACCTGCTGATTGCTCTGCCTTCTGGTGCCGCTTCCTTTGTCGGCTTCCTCATGGCCGCCACGCTGTTCGTGCCGAAGTTGGTCTCGGTCGCCGGCACTCTGGCCCGCCCGGCTGGTGTCCCGGGGAGGATGGCCGCGGCAAACGCCGTGCGCAATCCGCGCCGGACCACCGCGACGGCGTCAGCGCTGCTCATTGGCGTCACGCTGGTGACCATGATGATGACCGGTGCGGCGACGGCTCGGAGTGCTTTCGACACCGAACTCGACGGCAGCTATCCGGTGGATCTGCAGGTGCAGACCATGCCGGGCAACGCCCGCATTCCCGACAGCGCGGTGGCAAAGGCTGCGGCACTCCCCGGCGTCAAGCACATTGCCAGGCTGGAGTTGGTGGGCACCATGGAAGCTGGAGGACAAGCCTTTGATGTTTACGGCATATCTGACGCCGATGCCCTCACTGTGCTGGCCAACCCGGCTAACCGCCCTGGACCCACCTCGGCGGTGATTCCCAAGCGCATCAAGATGGATTCCGTCAGTGTCGTAGCCGGCACACAAAGCACCAACGTCACGGCCACTCCCGCAACGACGGACGGCTACAGCGCGTTGGTCTCCCTGGACGCTTTTGCACCGCTGCCGGCGGCTGACCCCCTGTACAAAGAAACGGGAGCGCCCTTGTGGATCTCCGTCGATGAATCGCTGGATGCCAACGCACTCTTGGATCTGCGGACAGCTTTGACCGGCGCCTTGAATGTTTCAGAGTACCGGGTGGACGGCGCCGTACTGGAAAAGGTCATGTTCAACAAGGTGATCGACATGCTGCTGCTGGTGGTCACAGGCCTGCTGGCCGTGGCCGTGTTCATCGCGCTGATCGGCGTCGCCAACACCTTGTCCCTCTCAGTGCTGGAGCGGACGCGGGAGAACTCGCTGCTGCGGGCCCTTGGCCTGACCCGTGGACAATTGCGCGGCATGTTGGCGCTGGAAGCTGTGCTGATTGCCGGCGTCGCCGCCATCATCGGCTCGGTTCTTGGCGCCGTCTACGGCTGGGCCGGAGCACAATCGGCTCTTGGCAGCTTTGCTGATGTCACCGCCGTGATCCCGTGGGGTCAGATCCTGGCAGTGGTGGCTGTTGCCGCCGTGGCGGGACTCCTCGCCTCCGTGGTGCCGGCACATCGTGCTGCGAAGCTCTCCCCTGTTGAGGGTCTGGCCATGGACTAA
- a CDS encoding ABC transporter ATP-binding protein: MTITTEHNQRTLAVQARGLRKTYGKGETEVTALKGVDLDFPAGQFTAIMGPSGSGKSTLMHCLAGLDSVTSGTIHLGDTELTSLNDKALTQLRRDRIGFVFQAFNLVPTLTAEANITLPVALAGGTVDKEWFTFITKTLGLVDRLAHKPHELSGGQQQRVAVARALLTRPDVIFGDEPTGNLDSRSGAEVLGMLRRSSREMGQSIIMVTHDPVAASYADRVVLMNDGALVGTLDNPTAESVLASLASLGA, translated from the coding sequence ATGACCATCACAACAGAGCACAATCAACGCACACTAGCGGTTCAGGCCCGCGGCTTGCGCAAGACGTACGGCAAGGGAGAAACCGAGGTGACCGCGCTCAAGGGCGTGGACTTGGATTTCCCGGCCGGCCAATTTACCGCCATCATGGGGCCTTCCGGCTCAGGCAAGTCCACGCTGATGCACTGCCTGGCAGGCCTCGATTCGGTCACCAGCGGCACCATTCACCTGGGTGACACCGAGCTGACATCGCTCAACGACAAGGCGTTAACCCAGCTTCGCCGTGACCGGATCGGCTTCGTCTTCCAGGCCTTCAACTTGGTCCCGACGCTGACTGCGGAAGCCAACATCACCCTCCCCGTGGCGCTGGCCGGCGGCACGGTGGACAAGGAATGGTTCACCTTCATTACCAAAACGCTGGGCCTGGTGGACCGCCTGGCGCACAAGCCGCATGAGCTCTCCGGCGGCCAGCAGCAGCGCGTCGCCGTGGCCCGGGCACTGCTCACCCGCCCGGATGTGATCTTCGGCGACGAGCCCACCGGCAACCTCGATTCGCGCTCCGGCGCCGAGGTTCTGGGCATGCTGCGCCGCTCCTCACGCGAGATGGGCCAGTCCATCATCATGGTCACCCACGACCCCGTGGCAGCCTCCTACGCCGACCGCGTTGTCCTCATGAACGACGGCGCATTAGTGGGTACCTTGGATAACCCGACCGCCGAATCCGTGCTGGCATCGCTGGCATCCTTGGGGGCCTAA
- a CDS encoding carbohydrate ABC transporter permease: MVRHPLNVHDHTVALYWIVITSLKAPGAIYELPLKYWPSEISFDNYIGLITKSDFGRYMVNSLIVATVASTIATLISLLSAYVLALFQFAGRSAVMAAFLLTQMIPGFIALGPLYMMMSNFDLVDSKTGLILVYIAICIPFCTIMLRGFFENVPDALEEAAMIDGCSRLSALLRVLPLS, from the coding sequence ATGGTTCGGCATCCATTGAATGTCCATGACCACACAGTAGCGCTGTACTGGATCGTCATCACCTCGCTCAAGGCTCCGGGCGCCATCTATGAGCTGCCGCTGAAGTACTGGCCCAGTGAGATCTCCTTCGATAACTACATTGGGTTGATCACGAAGTCCGACTTCGGCCGGTACATGGTCAACAGCCTCATCGTTGCCACCGTCGCATCAACTATTGCCACACTGATTTCCTTGCTCTCGGCCTATGTTCTGGCGCTTTTCCAGTTCGCTGGCCGCAGCGCCGTCATGGCCGCATTCCTGCTCACCCAGATGATTCCGGGCTTCATCGCCCTGGGCCCGTTGTACATGATGATGAGCAACTTCGATCTGGTCGATTCCAAAACCGGCCTGATCCTGGTCTACATCGCCATCTGCATCCCGTTCTGCACCATCATGCTCCGCGGCTTCTTTGAAAACGTCCCCGACGCCCTCGAGGAAGCGGCCATGATCGATGGCTGTTCCCGACTCAGTGCCCTCTTACGCGTCCTGCCCCTGTCGTGA
- a CDS encoding response regulator — protein sequence MTSLSPIRVALVDDQQLVRSGFGMLINSQPDLSVVLQAGNGIEALAGLSATAADVVLMDVRMPGMDGLETTRRLMERTKAAPAGSWLSELKIVVLTTFDLDEYALAAIQAGASGFLLKDAPPEELLGAIRTVFAGDAVIAPSTTRRLLDHVAPMLSAPSAANDAHAEAVARLTAREHEVFVLIANGLSNPEIAAQLFVSEATVKTHVGHILAKLNARDRVQVVVIAYETGIVSPG from the coding sequence ATGACTTCCCTCTCCCCCATCCGCGTGGCCCTCGTTGACGACCAGCAACTGGTGCGTTCCGGCTTTGGCATGCTGATCAATTCCCAGCCCGATCTGAGCGTGGTGTTGCAAGCCGGCAACGGGATCGAGGCGCTGGCCGGGCTCTCGGCAACAGCGGCAGATGTGGTCCTCATGGACGTGCGCATGCCCGGCATGGACGGTCTCGAGACCACGCGCCGGCTCATGGAGCGCACCAAGGCGGCACCTGCGGGGTCGTGGTTGTCGGAGCTGAAGATCGTGGTGCTGACAACATTTGACCTGGATGAATATGCGCTGGCCGCGATTCAGGCCGGGGCCAGTGGCTTCTTATTGAAGGATGCGCCGCCGGAGGAACTGCTGGGCGCAATCCGGACGGTTTTCGCTGGCGACGCCGTGATTGCCCCGTCCACCACTCGCCGCCTGCTGGACCATGTGGCGCCCATGCTCTCGGCTCCGAGTGCGGCGAACGATGCCCATGCCGAGGCGGTGGCGCGGCTCACGGCGCGGGAACACGAGGTGTTTGTGCTGATTGCCAACGGGCTCTCCAACCCGGAGATCGCCGCGCAGCTGTTCGTTTCCGAGGCCACCGTCAAAACCCACGTGGGGCACATCCTGGCCAAGCTCAATGCCCGCGACCGGGTGCAGGTTGTGGTCATCGCCTATGAGACGGGGATCGTCTCCCCGGGCTAA
- a CDS encoding DUF7134 domain-containing protein: protein MHSIYDWFSRHRFAVDVVLMSVLWLMTVPLSISDGGYERTPAQMLVAGIFATALLVPLAWRRTRTVMAGFLIAGVAILQWALDITPMVSNIAVPLIVYALAAFGPRWASLSGLGLAMLGSVMLVTRYFYDLTMVSLADLPYTMVLILMVWVLILFSWTAGDLTRTKRLREQALSDRAHRLEIEAQHERDLAASDERAHIAREMHDIVAHSLSVIITQADGARYAAAANPEIAPETLATIAATGRSSLQEMRRLLGVLRGGDQASTRPLPGLADLDELLLGIRATGLPVEFTVAGTARRQLPPGAELSAYRMVQEGLTNVIKHAGPNVQSTVHLTWNARGLDITVHDDGRGATAALSTNPVPQLPTRSPSISPESRNDVVPHSGGQSTKTLHPKTGPLRTVSGPPAAGGNGLRGMAERVKLYDGKLSSGPLPGGGFGISAFIPYTEQ from the coding sequence ATGCATTCCATCTACGACTGGTTCAGTCGGCACCGCTTCGCCGTGGACGTAGTCTTGATGTCGGTGCTGTGGCTCATGACCGTGCCGTTGAGCATTAGCGACGGCGGCTACGAACGAACCCCGGCCCAAATGTTAGTCGCGGGAATCTTCGCCACAGCGCTACTGGTCCCCTTGGCGTGGCGGCGGACGCGCACGGTCATGGCTGGCTTCCTCATTGCTGGTGTTGCCATCTTGCAGTGGGCACTGGATATCACACCCATGGTGTCCAATATTGCCGTGCCTCTCATTGTCTATGCGCTGGCGGCTTTTGGCCCGCGCTGGGCATCACTAAGTGGTTTGGGATTAGCCATGCTGGGCTCCGTCATGCTGGTCACCCGCTATTTTTACGACCTCACCATGGTCTCCCTGGCCGATCTGCCCTACACCATGGTCTTGATACTCATGGTCTGGGTTCTGATCCTGTTCAGCTGGACAGCCGGGGACCTCACCCGTACTAAGCGACTCCGTGAACAGGCCCTCTCCGACCGCGCCCACCGGCTGGAAATTGAGGCCCAGCACGAACGTGATTTGGCCGCCAGCGATGAGCGAGCCCATATTGCCCGGGAAATGCACGACATCGTGGCACACTCCCTCTCCGTCATCATCACCCAGGCCGACGGCGCCCGATACGCGGCAGCGGCCAATCCCGAGATCGCTCCGGAAACGTTGGCCACGATTGCCGCGACCGGGCGCTCGTCTCTGCAGGAAATGCGGCGTTTGCTCGGCGTACTACGCGGCGGAGACCAAGCGTCCACCCGGCCACTCCCCGGCCTCGCCGATCTGGATGAATTGTTGCTGGGCATCCGCGCCACGGGCCTCCCGGTCGAGTTCACTGTCGCCGGCACCGCCCGGCGCCAGCTACCCCCCGGCGCCGAACTCTCCGCGTACCGCATGGTCCAAGAGGGCCTGACCAACGTCATCAAACACGCCGGCCCCAACGTCCAATCCACCGTCCATCTCACCTGGAACGCGCGCGGCCTTGACATCACCGTGCACGACGACGGCCGCGGCGCCACCGCCGCCCTCTCCACCAACCCCGTCCCCCAACTGCCCACAAGGTCCCCCTCGATCTCCCCCGAGTCAAGGAACGACGTCGTCCCTCACTCAGGTGGGCAGTCCACCAAAACGCTGCACCCTAAAACCGGTCCGCTGCGGACGGTTTCAGGCCCCCCGGCGGCCGGCGGCAACGGGCTGCGCGGCATGGCCGAGCGCGTGAAACTCTACGACGGCAAGCTTTCCTCCGGCCCGCTGCCTGGCGGCGGTTTCGGCATCAGCGCATTCATCCCCTATACGGAGCAGTAA
- a CDS encoding SDR family oxidoreductase, protein MARIAVAGATGYIGGRLIPLLLDAGHEVRVLSRNLSKLRDVPWRDQVTAVEGSIQDAETARELCAGTDLVYYLVHSMSGGAGSDGDFERLERLCAMNLGQAAREAGVQRLVYLSGLHPQGKLSRHLSSRTEVGEILMSSGTPTVVLQAGLVIGSGSASFEMVRHLTDVLPVMPAPKWVMNKIQPIAIRDALHYLLGATSLPPELNRTFDIGGPEVLRYADMMRSYAQAAGFRPPTIIALPVLTPWLAGQWVNLVTPVPRSLAIPLVESLQHSCIAGEKDIAAFIPDPDGGLTPYKRAVELALNKIEADAVETTWATAHALSAPADPLPSDPEWAGSTVFTDERKKTTTVPASAVWAVVEGIGGENGYYSLPFAWTVRGWMDKLAGGVGLIRGRRSLNSLQLNDTVDWWRVETLERGHLLRLRAEMMVPGKAWLEFEVTALPDGEGSEFRQRAIFFPRGLWGRLYWLAVLPFHGVIFKNMASRITAAAEHRR, encoded by the coding sequence ATGGCACGAATCGCTGTTGCAGGCGCAACGGGATACATCGGTGGGCGGCTCATTCCGCTACTCCTCGACGCCGGACATGAGGTTCGGGTGCTAAGCCGGAACCTTTCAAAACTTAGAGATGTGCCGTGGCGAGATCAGGTCACCGCCGTTGAAGGGTCAATTCAGGACGCCGAAACCGCTCGCGAGCTGTGTGCCGGCACAGACTTGGTCTACTACTTGGTGCACTCAATGTCAGGTGGGGCTGGCTCGGACGGTGATTTTGAGCGACTTGAACGGCTTTGTGCCATGAATCTTGGTCAGGCGGCCCGTGAAGCGGGCGTGCAACGTCTGGTCTATCTATCCGGGCTCCATCCTCAAGGAAAACTCAGCCGGCATCTGAGCTCCCGCACAGAAGTAGGTGAGATTCTCATGTCGAGCGGAACCCCCACCGTGGTCCTCCAAGCCGGACTGGTGATCGGATCGGGTTCAGCGAGTTTTGAGATGGTCCGGCATCTGACCGATGTGCTCCCTGTTATGCCAGCTCCCAAGTGGGTCATGAATAAGATCCAGCCCATAGCCATCCGAGATGCCCTGCACTACCTCCTGGGAGCTACCTCGCTACCACCAGAGCTCAACCGCACCTTTGACATTGGCGGGCCCGAAGTACTTCGCTACGCAGACATGATGCGCAGCTATGCACAGGCCGCGGGTTTCCGGCCACCTACCATTATTGCCTTGCCGGTCCTGACCCCATGGCTCGCGGGCCAGTGGGTCAATTTAGTCACTCCAGTACCGCGTAGCTTAGCCATCCCCCTGGTTGAATCACTTCAGCACTCCTGTATAGCAGGCGAAAAGGACATCGCGGCCTTCATCCCCGACCCCGACGGCGGACTCACGCCCTACAAGCGGGCTGTGGAATTGGCGCTAAACAAGATCGAAGCCGACGCGGTTGAGACAACGTGGGCAACAGCACACGCCCTGAGCGCCCCGGCCGATCCCCTGCCGAGCGATCCGGAATGGGCCGGATCGACAGTGTTCACCGACGAACGCAAAAAGACCACCACTGTCCCCGCTAGTGCGGTCTGGGCCGTGGTGGAAGGAATAGGTGGCGAAAACGGCTACTACTCGCTTCCATTCGCGTGGACCGTGCGCGGCTGGATGGACAAGCTCGCCGGCGGGGTCGGCTTGATCCGAGGCAGACGAAGCCTCAATTCTCTCCAGCTCAACGACACCGTTGACTGGTGGCGAGTGGAAACGTTGGAACGGGGGCACCTGTTGCGACTGCGTGCGGAGATGATGGTTCCGGGAAAAGCCTGGCTTGAATTTGAAGTCACGGCTCTTCCAGACGGGGAAGGAAGCGAGTTTCGCCAACGGGCCATCTTCTTTCCCAGGGGACTCTGGGGCAGGCTATATTGGTTGGCTGTTTTGCCCTTCCACGGAGTCATCTTCAAAAATATGGCCAGCCGCATCACTGCCGCCGCCGAACACAGACGCTGA
- a CDS encoding MarR family winged helix-turn-helix transcriptional regulator produces the protein MSGEEVSPPRGSMHPASILVRDVLVLNETMEFIMRREMDINETDFQAMQHLLKLRSMSPGELAQMLHLTPAATTTVIDRLVTKGHVQRSPHPTDRRRWLVSPSAESVQSAMAMLMPMVLDVDQAVRGYGEHEQRVIVDFLSGVVQSMSSRIAALEQQSEANHDQPHKGTAKGEL, from the coding sequence GTGAGCGGCGAAGAAGTTTCCCCACCTCGGGGATCGATGCACCCGGCGTCGATCCTTGTGCGCGACGTTCTTGTCCTGAACGAGACCATGGAGTTCATCATGCGACGCGAGATGGACATCAATGAGACCGATTTTCAGGCCATGCAGCACCTCCTGAAACTGCGGTCCATGTCACCGGGTGAGCTGGCACAGATGCTGCATTTGACCCCGGCCGCTACCACCACCGTGATTGATCGGTTGGTGACCAAAGGACATGTGCAGCGCAGCCCGCACCCCACTGACAGAAGACGATGGCTCGTCAGCCCCAGTGCCGAGTCTGTGCAATCCGCCATGGCGATGCTGATGCCGATGGTGTTGGATGTTGATCAGGCGGTGCGCGGCTATGGTGAACACGAACAGCGCGTCATTGTTGACTTTCTCTCTGGGGTGGTCCAGTCCATGTCCAGCAGGATTGCCGCCTTGGAGCAGCAGAGCGAAGCAAATCACGATCAACCGCACAAAGGAACAGCGAAAGGCGAGCTGTGA